Proteins found in one bacterium genomic segment:
- the atpG gene encoding ATP synthase F1 subunit gamma has protein sequence MPALIDLRRRIRSVKSTQQITKAMKMVSAARLRRSQERMMAARPFAAKMLQVLTSLATRANPENHPLLKVKGDQNVELMVVTADRGLCGSFNANLIKAALLFLEERRNYNLTLHLAGKKGYEFFKKRKYVISHHYLNIFRNPQYHHAKEIAQKSIHSYLEGNLDAIYLIYNEFKSMLQQRIVVQRLLPLERLPEATAEQTLDYIYEPDAATIFDRLLPLHLEIQIYRALLESAAAEHAARMAAMDAATNNAKDMIEALTLKMNKIRQAAITKEIIEVVGGAEALS, from the coding sequence ATGCCGGCACTCATTGATCTTCGCAGAAGAATCCGAAGCGTAAAGAGCACGCAGCAAATTACGAAGGCCATGAAAATGGTTTCCGCTGCGCGTTTACGACGCTCCCAGGAAAGAATGATGGCCGCAAGACCTTTTGCAGCAAAGATGCTGCAGGTGTTGACGAGTCTTGCAACGCGCGCGAATCCCGAAAACCATCCGTTATTGAAAGTGAAAGGGGACCAGAACGTCGAGCTGATGGTGGTCACTGCCGACCGTGGATTGTGCGGATCGTTCAATGCGAATCTAATCAAGGCAGCGCTTCTGTTCCTGGAAGAAAGACGTAATTACAATCTCACTCTTCATCTGGCAGGCAAGAAAGGTTACGAATTTTTCAAGAAACGGAAGTATGTGATCTCACATCATTACCTGAATATTTTCCGGAATCCGCAGTATCACCATGCGAAAGAGATTGCGCAAAAATCGATCCATTCTTATCTGGAAGGGAATCTGGATGCAATCTATCTGATATACAACGAATTTAAATCGATGCTTCAGCAGCGAATCGTTGTGCAGCGTTTGCTGCCGCTGGAAAGATTGCCCGAAGCAACTGCGGAACAAACACTGGATTACATTTATGAACCGGATGCGGCTACCATTTTCGACAGACTCTTGCCGCTGCATCTCGAGATCCAGATCTATCGCGCATTGCTGGAGTCCGCGGCCGCAGAACATGCCGCCCGCATGGCTGCTATGGATGCAGCTACGAACAATGCAAAAGATATGATCGAAGCATTAACGCTGAAAATGAATAAGATCCGCCAGGCCGCAATTACCAAGGAAATCATCGAAGTGGTAGGCGGAGCCGAAGCATTATCCTAG
- the atpA gene encoding F0F1 ATP synthase subunit alpha: protein MAATIRAEEITSIIQQEIEGYQTVLDVKEVGTVLSVGDGIARIHGLEKVMYGELIDFPHNVVGIAMNLEEDNVGTVLLGEFAKIKSGDQVKRTKRIMSVPVGEEMVGRVVNAIGEPLDGKGPIAATEFSPVERIAPGVIDRQPVNQPLQTGLKAIDSMIPIGRGQRELIIGDRQTGKTAVALDTILNQKDSEVICIYVAIGQKNSTIAQVVKILQDNDAMRYSVVVAAPASEPAPMLYIAPYAGCAIGEYFRDKGKHALVIYDDLSKHAAAYRELSLVLRRPPGREAYPGDVFYLHSRLLERAAKMNDEKGAGSLTALPIIETQAGDVSAYIPTNVISITDGQIYLESDLFYSGIRPAINAGLSVSRVGGAAQIKAMRQVAGMLRLELAQYRELAAFAQFGSDLDAATQRQLARGQRLTEILKQNQYAPLTTDKQIMTIFAATAGYLDDLPIEAARKFEDGLHQFLDNQRPQLGKMLLQKKQIDDELRKAMNEALGDYKATFVETYKK from the coding sequence ATGGCAGCAACCATTCGAGCGGAAGAAATTACATCCATCATTCAGCAGGAGATCGAAGGATATCAAACAGTACTGGATGTAAAAGAAGTTGGCACTGTGTTGTCTGTGGGAGATGGCATTGCGCGCATTCATGGTTTGGAAAAGGTCATGTACGGTGAGCTGATCGATTTTCCGCACAACGTTGTCGGCATCGCAATGAACCTCGAAGAAGATAACGTTGGCACAGTGTTGCTTGGAGAATTCGCAAAAATCAAAAGCGGAGATCAGGTCAAGCGCACCAAGCGGATCATGTCGGTTCCGGTGGGTGAGGAAATGGTTGGGCGTGTGGTGAATGCAATCGGTGAACCACTCGATGGGAAAGGTCCGATTGCTGCCACAGAATTCTCTCCCGTGGAACGAATTGCACCCGGAGTCATTGATCGCCAGCCCGTGAATCAACCGCTGCAAACCGGATTAAAGGCGATCGATTCGATGATTCCGATCGGACGTGGTCAGCGCGAACTAATCATCGGTGACCGTCAGACCGGAAAGACTGCAGTAGCACTCGACACGATTTTGAATCAGAAGGACAGCGAGGTCATCTGTATTTATGTTGCGATCGGGCAAAAGAATTCAACGATCGCACAGGTAGTTAAAATCTTGCAGGATAACGACGCGATGCGCTACAGTGTCGTGGTTGCCGCGCCGGCCAGCGAGCCGGCTCCGATGCTTTACATTGCTCCGTATGCCGGTTGCGCGATCGGTGAATACTTCCGTGACAAAGGAAAACATGCACTCGTAATTTATGATGATCTTTCCAAACACGCCGCGGCTTACCGGGAGCTTTCTCTCGTATTACGTCGTCCTCCCGGACGGGAAGCTTACCCGGGAGATGTCTTTTATTTGCATTCCCGTTTGTTGGAGAGAGCTGCGAAAATGAATGATGAAAAGGGCGCAGGCTCACTCACAGCGTTGCCGATTATTGAAACGCAAGCGGGTGATGTCTCTGCGTACATTCCCACAAACGTAATTTCAATTACTGATGGTCAGATTTATCTGGAATCGGATCTTTTCTACTCCGGTATCCGCCCCGCCATCAACGCAGGTCTTTCCGTTTCCCGCGTTGGTGGAGCTGCTCAGATCAAAGCAATGCGCCAGGTTGCAGGTATGTTGCGACTCGAACTTGCTCAGTACCGCGAACTGGCCGCTTTTGCACAGTTCGGTTCTGATCTGGATGCTGCAACACAAAGACAGTTAGCACGCGGTCAGCGTTTGACGGAAATCCTCAAGCAGAATCAGTACGCGCCGCTAACAACCGACAAACAAATCATGACAATCTTCGCGGCTACGGCCGGCTATCTGGACGATCTTCCGATAGAGGCTGCGCGAAAATTTGAAGACGGCCTGCACCAATTCTTAGACAATCAGCGACCGCAGCTTGGAAAAATGCTTCTGCAGAAAAAGCAGATCGATGACGAGCTAAGAAAAGCGATGAACGAGGCTCTCGGCGATTACAAAGCCACGTTTGTGGAAACCTACAAAAAGTAA